A region of the Rickettsiales bacterium Ac37b genome:
CTAAATATAAACTATTGATATACTCTGGTATATGATTATTTACAAAATACATACCAGGAGAATTAAGATTATTAAACTGATTATGTTCTCGATTAACCCTATAGATATTTTCTACAGGTGTATTATTGACTAAATAAATAAGTGGCTCTGCAGCGTTTCCATTAACTGTTTCTACTGTTTTAATACCTTCTTGTAAAATCACCTGTGTATTATGTATTCCGTCTTTAATAATATTCATACTATGTCTATGTTTTTTATTCATATGCAACACTTCATCAGCTGACCTCACTATTATAATACCTCTTCCATAAGTACCTTGATCAGCTTTAATAAAAATATATGGCTCATCTTTAATATTATAAAATTTATATTTCTCCTTAATTTCTGATAATAAGATATTGGTTTGCTCTGCAAGCAATTCTAAGCCATCTTTATGCTTAAAATCTAGATTTGTACATTTTTTAAAGAGAGACTGCATTAAAAAACTATCTATGTTAAAAGTGTCACAAAAATTCTGTAATAATTTATGATAATAATCAAAATATCTAGATTTGCGTCTATTATGCCATCCTAAATGCATAGAAGGTATGATAGGCTGCTTTACTTCCTGTAATATTTTAGGTATTCCATTAGTTAAATCATTATTTAAAATAATAATATCAGGTATAAAACCATTACTAGTTAATAAATATCCTACATCATTTTTTTTAACCGTATATAATGTAATAGAACCTTTAGACGCAGACTCTAACTTTATATTTTCTTTACTTATTTCTTCACGTACTATAGCTACTTCTACAAGCTTACCAGTATCTTCTAATACTTCTTTTAATGTAATTAAATTATCTAGATAATATAAATTTCTACTATAATCTTCAGCTATAATTAGAATCTTACTTATATCTTTAAAATAGGAAGAGAAAAAATTATCAGCAAGTTCTGTAGCTTTTTTCTTACCTCTATCAGCAAGATTATTAAATCCTGCAGGGAATAAATTGGTATCAACGGGAGCTAATTTGTACCCAGAATAACGTAAGTCAACTGAACTATAAAAACATGGGGTTTTATTACCCTCAAGCTCATTGAACCATTCTACTATTTCATTGCATTGCTTTTTAAGTAAATTTTCTAAAATGTCTATTATATGCATATCTTATTATTTCCTCATCATTTGTATACAAGCAAGGGAGCTTATTGCTGCTGTTTCGCTACGTAAAATTTGTGCCCCTAAGCTTACTGAATATAGAAAAGGCAGCTTACCTAAGTAATCTAATTCCTGAGAAGTAAAACCTCCTTCTGGACCAATCATAATAGTACATATATCTTTATCCAATTTATGTATTATATTTCTAATATGTATATGAGTTTCACTTTCATTACATAACACTATTTTATTATCAGGATTCCAATTAGAAATCAATGTATCCAATTTTTGCAAATTATATATAACTGGTATATCAAGACGATTAGATTGCTCTGCTGCTTCTACTAGCACTAATTTACTTTTTTCTAAATTTATATTAGAAA
Encoded here:
- a CDS encoding Glutamate-cysteine ligase (This is a rare family of glutamate--cysteine ligases, EC:6.3.2.2, demonstrated first in Thiobacillus ferrooxidans and present in a few other Proteobacteria), with the translated sequence MHIIDILENLLKKQCNEIVEWFNELEGNKTPCFYSSVDLRYSGYKLAPVDTNLFPAGFNNLADRGKKKATELADNFFSSYFKDISKILIIAEDYSRNLYYLDNLITLKEVLEDTGKLVEVAIVREEISKENIKLESASKGSITLYTVKKNDVGYLLTSNGFIPDIIILNNDLTNGIPKILQEVKQPIIPSMHLGWHNRRKSRYFDYYHKLLQNFCDTFNIDSFLMQSLFKKCTNLDFKHKDGLELLAEQTNILLSEIKEKYKFYNIKDEPYIFIKADQGTYGRGIIIVRSADEVLHMNKKHRHSMNIIKDGIHNTQVILQEGIKTVETVNGNAAEPLIYLVNNTPVENIYRVNREHNQFNNLNSPGMYFVNNHIPEYINSLYLVAKLANIAAIYEASENNISFVK
- the rsmE gene encoding Ribosomal RNA small subunit methyltransferase E; translation: MKNNITRLFVENQLDIDSSILLSHSQSHYLMNVMRKQIKDHIKVFNGKDGEWLSEIIHYNKKLGVEISLKEKLRKQENLPELWLIFTPIKQSRLHFILEKSAELGVTKMFPILTSRTVISNINLEKSKLVLVEAAEQSNRLDIPVIYNLQKLDTLISNWNPDNKIVLCNESETHIHIRNIIHKLDKDICTIMIGPEGGFTSQELDYLGKLPFLYSVSLGAQILRSETAAISSLACIQMMRK